Proteins from one Listeria weihenstephanensis genomic window:
- the purL gene encoding phosphoribosylformylglycinamidine synthase subunit PurL, giving the protein MLNVNQEPSAAQIKEQKIYETMGLSESEYGLVCDILKRKPNYTETGLFSVMWSEHCSYKNSKPVLRKFPTEGPQVLQGPGEGAGIVDIGDGLGVAFKVESHNHPSYVEPYQGAATGVGGIIRDVFSMGARPIAMLNSLRFGEIDNPHTKYLVNEVVAGIAGYGNSIGIPTVGGEVQFDPCYAKNPLVNAMCVGLIAKEDIQKGQAVGVGNPVMYVGAKTGRDGIHGATFASVEFSEEGEQQRSAVQVGDPFMEKLLLEACLDLIRDHSDILIGIQDMGAAGLVSSSSEMASKAGSGLELIMDDVPQRETHMSAYEMLLSESQERMLLCVKKGHEAEIKALFERYGLEAVTIGTVTDDKMYKIVHHGEVVANVPVDALAEDAPVYYKPSSEPQRYRDFQTEEAYAPVVTDVMATWKALLGQPTIASKRHIYEQFDYQVRTNTAVAPGSDAAVLRVRGTNKAIAMTTDCNSRYLYLDPEKGGQIAVAEAARNIVCSGAKPLAITDGLNFGNPEKPEIFWEIEKAADGISAACLELDTPVISGNVSMYNETDGEGIYPTPVIGMVGLVEDVAHITTQGFKAAGDVIYLIGETKPEFSGSELQKLEQGKISGRAPELDLQVERRYQQFLLTAIREGLVASAHDLAEGGLAVALAEAGFANDLGAAIQVPFAEELLFSESQSRFLVSVKADDAAKFEQLFETEKVVRLGEVTEVPQLVVQTEKSAITAELSELKQVWEGAIPCLLK; this is encoded by the coding sequence ATGCTTAATGTGAATCAGGAACCGTCAGCGGCGCAAATTAAGGAACAGAAAATTTATGAGACGATGGGGCTCAGTGAGAGTGAGTATGGTCTTGTTTGTGATATTTTGAAGAGAAAACCGAATTATACGGAAACGGGTTTGTTTTCGGTCATGTGGTCGGAACATTGTAGTTATAAAAATTCAAAACCGGTGTTGCGCAAGTTCCCGACGGAGGGCCCGCAAGTGTTGCAAGGTCCTGGTGAGGGGGCTGGAATTGTGGATATCGGTGATGGTCTTGGTGTTGCTTTTAAAGTGGAGAGTCATAATCATCCGTCTTATGTGGAGCCGTATCAAGGCGCTGCGACTGGTGTTGGTGGCATTATTCGCGATGTATTTTCGATGGGCGCGCGTCCGATTGCGATGCTAAACTCGCTTCGTTTTGGTGAGATTGATAATCCGCATACGAAATATTTGGTGAATGAGGTTGTGGCTGGGATTGCTGGTTACGGGAATTCGATTGGGATTCCGACGGTTGGCGGCGAGGTGCAGTTTGATCCGTGTTATGCGAAGAATCCTTTAGTAAATGCGATGTGTGTTGGCCTGATTGCAAAAGAGGATATTCAAAAAGGTCAGGCGGTCGGTGTTGGTAATCCAGTGATGTACGTTGGTGCGAAAACAGGACGCGACGGGATTCATGGGGCTACTTTTGCTTCGGTGGAATTTAGTGAAGAGGGCGAGCAGCAGCGTTCGGCGGTTCAAGTAGGAGATCCGTTTATGGAGAAATTGTTGCTGGAGGCATGTCTGGACTTGATTCGTGATCATTCGGATATTTTGATTGGGATTCAGGATATGGGCGCCGCGGGCTTGGTGAGTTCGAGTTCGGAGATGGCATCAAAGGCTGGGTCTGGCTTGGAGCTTATTATGGATGATGTGCCGCAACGGGAAACGCATATGTCGGCGTATGAAATGTTGCTTTCGGAGTCGCAGGAACGGATGCTTTTATGTGTGAAAAAAGGACATGAGGCGGAGATCAAGGCGTTGTTTGAGCGTTATGGCTTGGAGGCTGTGACGATTGGAACGGTGACGGATGATAAGATGTATAAAATTGTACATCACGGGGAAGTTGTGGCAAATGTGCCGGTTGATGCGCTTGCTGAGGATGCGCCTGTGTATTATAAACCTTCATCGGAGCCGCAGCGTTATCGTGATTTCCAAACGGAAGAGGCTTATGCGCCGGTCGTGACGGATGTTATGGCGACTTGGAAAGCGTTACTTGGACAGCCAACGATTGCTAGTAAACGCCATATTTATGAGCAGTTTGATTATCAAGTTCGGACGAATACGGCGGTAGCACCTGGTTCGGATGCGGCGGTACTGCGAGTTCGTGGCACGAATAAGGCGATTGCAATGACGACAGATTGTAATTCGCGTTACTTGTATTTGGATCCTGAAAAAGGTGGTCAAATTGCGGTTGCGGAAGCTGCGCGGAATATTGTTTGTTCAGGCGCGAAACCGCTGGCGATTACGGATGGTCTGAATTTTGGGAATCCGGAGAAACCGGAAATATTCTGGGAGATTGAGAAAGCGGCGGACGGCATTAGTGCGGCTTGCTTAGAGCTTGATACGCCAGTTATTTCGGGGAATGTTTCGATGTATAATGAGACGGATGGTGAAGGAATTTATCCAACGCCGGTGATTGGAATGGTTGGTTTGGTCGAGGATGTGGCGCATATTACGACGCAAGGTTTCAAAGCGGCGGGCGATGTGATTTATTTAATCGGCGAAACGAAGCCGGAATTTAGCGGTTCGGAATTGCAAAAATTGGAGCAAGGCAAAATTAGTGGACGCGCGCCTGAGCTTGATTTGCAGGTGGAGAGACGTTATCAGCAGTTCTTGTTGACGGCGATTCGTGAGGGTCTTGTTGCTTCGGCGCATGATTTGGCGGAAGGCGGACTTGCGGTAGCACTTGCTGAGGCAGGTTTTGCGAACGATTTGGGCGCAGCAATCCAAGTACCTTTTGCGGAGGAATTGCTGTTTAGTGAATCGCAATCGCGTTTCTTGGTATCGGTGAAAGCGGATGATGCTGCGAAATTCGAGCAGTTGTTTGAAACGGAAAAAGTGGTGCGTTTAGGCGAAGTTACAGAGGTGCCGCAATTGGTGGTGCAAACGGAAAAATCAGCAATTACAGCCGAACTTAGTGAGTTAAAACAAGTTTGGGAAGGGGCTATTCCATGTCTACTGAAATAA
- the purQ gene encoding phosphoribosylformylglycinamidine synthase subunit PurQ — protein sequence MKFAVIQFPGSNCDLDMLHAIEDALGEEAEYVWHAETSLDGFDAVLLPGGFSYGDYLRTGAIAKFANIMPEVVRFAETGKPVLGVCNGFQILAESGLLPGALIRNNNLHFVCKTVSLRVENAETMFTSEYAGGEEIRIPVAHGEGNYYCDDATLAELRANGQIVFTYASENPNGSIANIAGITNKAGNVLGMMPHPERAVEDVVGGTAGLGVFKSMLKAWKEEQVHA from the coding sequence ATGAAATTTGCTGTCATTCAATTTCCAGGTTCGAATTGTGATTTAGATATGTTGCATGCGATAGAAGATGCGCTCGGGGAAGAGGCGGAATATGTGTGGCATGCCGAGACGAGTTTAGATGGTTTTGATGCGGTGCTGCTTCCTGGTGGATTCTCGTATGGGGATTACTTGCGGACGGGTGCGATTGCGAAATTTGCGAACATTATGCCGGAAGTGGTGCGGTTTGCGGAAACTGGGAAGCCGGTGCTTGGTGTTTGTAATGGTTTTCAGATTTTGGCGGAGAGTGGGTTGCTTCCTGGGGCTTTGATTCGGAATAATAATCTTCATTTTGTTTGTAAAACGGTGAGTTTGCGTGTGGAGAATGCGGAGACGATGTTTACGTCGGAATATGCGGGGGGGGAAGAGATTCGGATTCCTGTGGCGCATGGTGAGGGGAATTATTATTGCGATGATGCGACGCTTGCGGAATTGCGGGCGAATGGGCAAATTGTGTTCACGTATGCGTCGGAAAACCCTAATGGGAGTATTGCAAATATTGCTGGGATTACGAATAAGGCCGGGAATGTACTTGGTATGATGCCACATCCGGAGCGTGCTGTGGAGGATGTTGTTGGTGGAACGGCTGGACTTGGCGTTTTTAAATCGATGTTGAAGGCTTGGAAGGAGGAACAAGTACATGCTTAA
- the purS gene encoding phosphoribosylformylglycinamidine synthase subunit PurS: MYNVKVFVTLKKSVLDPQGTAVMGSLKSLNYGEVEDVRIGKYMEIQVAKSDRDIHAVLDEMCDKLLTNPVMEDYRYEIEEA; encoded by the coding sequence ATGTATAATGTGAAGGTGTTTGTGACGTTGAAGAAAAGTGTGTTGGATCCGCAAGGGACTGCTGTGATGGGATCGCTGAAGAGTTTGAATTACGGCGAGGTTGAGGATGTGCGGATTGGAAAATATATGGAGATTCAAGTGGCGAAATCGGATCGGGATATTCATGCGGTCTTGGATGAAATGTGTGATAAGTTGCTGACAAACCCAGTGATGGAAGATTATCGTTATGAAATCGAGGAGGCTTAA
- the purC gene encoding phosphoribosylaminoimidazolesuccinocarboxamide synthase, whose translation MDSKFEIKRRLFIVANLLYEGKAKRLFSTDQDGVLRVAYKDDATALNGERKESFASKGRLNNEITSRIFTYLRDAGIKSHFVEQLSDTEQLVRSVEIIPLEVVVRNVIAGSLAKRLGVPEGTPTKKPIVEFYYKEDALDDPFINDAHVLYLEAATEDEIAILKQAALEINVVLCELFAKMNITLIDFKLEFGRDENGNILLADEISPDTCRLWDRDTNAKLDKDVFRRNIGNLTAVYEEVLKRLKEVV comes from the coding sequence ATGGATTCAAAATTCGAAATTAAAAGGAGACTTTTTATCGTGGCGAATTTATTGTATGAGGGTAAGGCGAAACGGTTGTTTAGTACGGATCAGGATGGTGTGTTGCGGGTGGCGTATAAGGATGATGCGACGGCGCTGAATGGGGAACGTAAGGAGAGTTTTGCGAGTAAGGGGCGCTTGAATAATGAGATTACGTCGCGGATTTTTACATATTTGCGAGATGCTGGGATTAAGAGTCATTTTGTGGAGCAGTTGTCGGATACGGAGCAGTTGGTGCGCTCGGTGGAGATTATTCCGCTTGAGGTTGTCGTGCGAAATGTGATTGCGGGAAGTCTTGCTAAACGTCTTGGGGTTCCTGAGGGGACGCCGACAAAGAAGCCTATTGTGGAGTTTTATTATAAGGAAGATGCGCTTGATGATCCGTTTATTAATGACGCGCATGTGCTTTATTTAGAGGCGGCGACGGAGGATGAGATTGCGATTTTGAAACAGGCTGCGCTTGAGATTAATGTGGTGTTATGTGAATTATTCGCAAAAATGAATATTACGCTGATTGATTTCAAATTGGAATTTGGGCGTGATGAGAATGGAAATATTTTGCTTGCGGATGAGATTTCGCCGGATACGTGCCGATTATGGGATCGGGATACGAATGCCAAGCTGGATAAGGATGTCTTTCGTCGGAATATTGGGAATTTAACAGCGGTTTATGAAGAAGTTTTGAAAAGATTAAAGGAGGTTGTTTGA
- the purB gene encoding adenylosuccinate lyase, whose product MIERYTREEMGNIWTEQNRFQAWLEVEILACEAWAELGEIPKEDVAKIRENATFDVARIQEIELETRHDVVAFTRSVSESLGDERKWVHYGLTSTDVVDTANSYILKQANEILRADLERFIEILANKAKEYKHTVCMGRTHGVHAEPTTFGLKLALWHEEMKRNLERFNRAADGVEFGKISGAVGTYANIDPFVEEYVCEKLGTTPAPISTQTLQRDRHADYMATLALIATSVEKFAVEVRALQKSEVREVEEFFAKGQKGSSAMPHKRNPIGSENVTGLARVIRGHMVTAYENVPLWHERDISHSSAERIILPDATILLDYILNRFGNIVKNLTVFPENMKRNMDRTLGLIYSQRVLLTLIDKGMAREEAYDTVQPKAMEAWETQVPFKTLVEAEPKITDLLSQDEIDGCFDYNYHLKQVDMIFKRLGL is encoded by the coding sequence ATGATTGAACGGTATACGAGAGAAGAAATGGGCAATATTTGGACGGAGCAAAATCGTTTTCAGGCGTGGTTGGAAGTTGAGATTCTAGCTTGTGAGGCTTGGGCGGAGCTTGGTGAAATTCCGAAAGAGGATGTAGCGAAGATTCGTGAAAATGCGACATTTGATGTGGCGCGGATTCAGGAGATTGAGCTTGAGACGCGTCATGATGTTGTGGCGTTTACGAGAAGTGTGTCGGAATCGCTTGGTGATGAGCGTAAGTGGGTGCATTATGGTTTGACGTCAACGGATGTTGTGGATACGGCTAATTCGTATATTTTGAAACAAGCCAATGAGATTTTGCGTGCGGATTTGGAGCGGTTTATCGAGATTTTGGCGAACAAAGCGAAAGAGTATAAGCATACGGTTTGTATGGGGCGGACGCATGGTGTGCACGCGGAACCGACGACGTTTGGCTTGAAATTAGCGCTTTGGCATGAGGAAATGAAGCGGAATTTGGAACGGTTTAATCGTGCTGCGGATGGCGTGGAATTCGGGAAGATTTCTGGGGCTGTTGGGACGTACGCGAACATTGATCCGTTTGTGGAGGAGTATGTTTGTGAAAAGTTAGGTACGACGCCGGCTCCGATTTCGACGCAGACGTTGCAACGGGATCGTCATGCGGATTATATGGCGACGCTGGCTTTGATTGCGACTTCTGTTGAAAAATTTGCTGTGGAGGTTCGTGCGCTGCAAAAGAGTGAGGTCCGTGAAGTGGAAGAGTTTTTTGCGAAGGGGCAAAAAGGGTCTTCTGCAATGCCGCATAAGCGTAATCCAATTGGTTCGGAGAATGTGACTGGCTTAGCGCGTGTGATTCGTGGGCACATGGTGACGGCGTATGAGAATGTGCCGCTGTGGCATGAGCGTGATATTTCGCATTCTTCTGCGGAACGGATTATCTTGCCGGATGCGACGATTTTGCTTGATTATATTTTGAATCGGTTTGGTAATATCGTGAAGAATTTGACGGTGTTCCCGGAGAATATGAAGCGCAATATGGACCGGACGCTGGGTCTGATTTATTCGCAGCGTGTGTTGTTAACGTTGATCGATAAAGGGATGGCTCGTGAGGAGGCGTATGACACGGTGCAACCTAAGGCGATGGAAGCTTGGGAGACGCAAGTGCCGTTTAAGACGCTAGTTGAGGCGGAACCTAAGATTACGGATTTGCTTTCTCAGGATGAAATTGATGGTTGTTTTGATTATAATTATCACTTGAAACAGGTGGATATGATTTTTAAACGCTTAGGGCTTTAA
- the purK gene encoding 5-(carboxyamino)imidazole ribonucleotide synthase has translation MSKTYLLPNSVIGIIGGGQLGRMMALAAKAMGFRVIVLDPTVDAPCGQVADEQIVANYTDLAALKELAEKSDVVTYEFENVDNDAIRSIEDIVRVPQGSELLSITQDRILEKAYLESININLAPYAVIVDKDDIVQHISSLGYPAVLKTTQGGYDGKGQYVIQSEDDIDKALGLLRFGTCVLEAWIPFEREVSVIVARNAAGQIETFPVAENDHKNNILHTTVVPATLDTESVHEAESIAVKLAEYLHLEGVLAVEMFVTSSGAIYVNELAPRPHNSGHFSIEACNISQFTQHIRAIAGLPLLEVELLRPAMMVNILGQHVDGVNEVLDAHPEWFVHYYGKQEAKIDRKMGHITVLSDNPLVEIEKLRAMQIWS, from the coding sequence TTGAGTAAAACGTATTTATTACCAAACAGCGTGATTGGAATTATCGGAGGTGGGCAGTTAGGCCGAATGATGGCTTTGGCTGCAAAAGCGATGGGATTCCGAGTGATTGTACTTGATCCGACTGTGGATGCTCCGTGTGGGCAAGTGGCGGATGAGCAGATTGTTGCGAATTATACGGATCTGGCGGCTTTGAAGGAATTGGCTGAGAAAAGTGATGTTGTGACATATGAATTTGAAAATGTGGATAATGATGCGATTCGTTCGATAGAGGACATTGTTCGTGTTCCGCAAGGTTCGGAGTTATTGTCGATTACGCAGGATCGTATTTTAGAAAAAGCGTATTTGGAGTCGATTAATATTAATTTGGCGCCTTATGCGGTGATTGTAGATAAGGATGATATTGTTCAGCATATTAGCAGTTTGGGCTATCCGGCGGTGCTTAAGACGACGCAGGGTGGTTATGATGGTAAGGGGCAGTATGTGATTCAGAGTGAGGATGATATTGATAAGGCGCTTGGCTTATTGCGTTTTGGGACGTGTGTGCTGGAGGCTTGGATTCCGTTTGAGCGGGAGGTTTCGGTGATTGTGGCGCGTAATGCTGCTGGACAAATTGAGACGTTTCCTGTAGCGGAGAATGATCATAAAAATAATATATTGCACACGACGGTTGTGCCGGCGACGCTTGATACGGAATCGGTTCATGAGGCGGAGTCGATTGCGGTGAAGTTGGCGGAATATCTTCATTTGGAAGGTGTGCTGGCTGTTGAGATGTTTGTGACGAGTTCAGGCGCGATTTATGTAAATGAGTTGGCTCCTAGACCGCATAACTCGGGACATTTTTCGATTGAGGCCTGTAATATTTCGCAGTTTACGCAGCATATCAGAGCGATTGCTGGATTGCCGCTTTTGGAAGTGGAGTTGTTGCGTCCGGCGATGATGGTGAATATTTTGGGGCAACATGTGGATGGTGTGAATGAGGTGTTGGACGCGCATCCGGAATGGTTTGTTCATTATTATGGAAAACAAGAGGCGAAGATTGATCGCAAAATGGGGCATATAACGGTGCTCAGTGATAATCCGCTTGTGGAGATAGAAAAATTACGTGCAATGCAAATTTGGAGTTAA
- the purE gene encoding 5-(carboxyamino)imidazole ribonucleotide mutase, with product MCAQVGVIMGSTSDWETMRKACEVLEELEIAYEKKVVSAHRTPDLMFTYAENARSRGIKVIIAGAGGAAHLPGMVAAKTTLPVIGVPMKSKALNGLDSLLSIVQMPGGVPVATVAIGEAGAVNAGLLAAQILSVENEVIASRLENRRDTLEENVLESSDSLE from the coding sequence ATGTGTGCACAAGTTGGTGTCATTATGGGAAGTACTTCTGATTGGGAGACGATGAGGAAGGCATGTGAGGTATTGGAAGAACTTGAAATTGCTTATGAGAAGAAGGTTGTTTCTGCACACCGCACACCGGATTTGATGTTTACATATGCAGAAAATGCGAGAAGTCGCGGGATTAAGGTCATTATTGCAGGGGCTGGAGGGGCCGCTCATTTGCCAGGTATGGTTGCTGCGAAGACGACTTTACCTGTTATTGGTGTTCCTATGAAGTCAAAAGCGTTAAATGGACTGGATTCTTTATTATCGATTGTGCAGATGCCTGGAGGGGTTCCAGTCGCTACTGTCGCAATAGGTGAGGCGGGTGCGGTAAATGCTGGATTACTCGCTGCGCAAATTTTATCGGTCGAAAATGAGGTAATTGCTAGCCGTTTGGAAAATAGACGTGATACACTAGAAGAAAATGTTCTAGAAAGTAGTGATTCTCTTGAGTAA
- a CDS encoding DUF2179 domain-containing protein yields the protein MVLTIFIINILYVSLNTVRLLMTMKGYRYRAAIVSVFEIVVYIVALGMVMSNLNDIANIAAYALGFGVGIIVGMKIEERLALGYITVNVITKDYNIDLANQIRNAGYGVTSWLASGRDGERMMLEILTPRKNENKLYQRIIELDDKAFIVSSEPRQIYGGFWVKQVRGGVKKK from the coding sequence ATGGTGCTCACGATTTTCATTATCAATATTTTGTATGTATCATTAAATACGGTTAGATTGTTAATGACGATGAAAGGCTATCGATATCGTGCGGCTATAGTGAGTGTATTCGAGATAGTGGTCTATATTGTAGCGCTTGGGATGGTTATGAGTAATCTGAATGATATCGCGAATATAGCGGCGTATGCACTTGGTTTTGGTGTGGGTATTATTGTTGGGATGAAGATTGAGGAGCGATTGGCACTCGGCTATATCACCGTTAATGTGATTACGAAGGACTATAACATAGATTTAGCTAATCAGATTAGAAATGCGGGTTATGGGGTTACTAGTTGGTTGGCTAGCGGGCGTGATGGAGAGCGGATGATGCTTGAAATATTAACACCGCGGAAGAATGAGAATAAATTGTATCAGCGTATTATTGAGTTGGATGATAAGGCCTTTATCGTGTCTTCAGAGCCAAGGCAAATTTATGGCGGCTTCTGGGTGAAGCAAGTGCGTGGTGGGGTTAAGAAAAAGTAA
- a CDS encoding HD domain-containing protein: MDNLVFERAEEFIKKEFINEKTGHDWHHIERVYKMAHYLQKYEGGNLEIIKLAALFHDYTDKKLKDDPKCAELKMKAWFKLNGVTQIDIEAILVIIQNVSFSSKESSHSNLSLEGKIVQDADRLDAIGAIGIARCFTYGGAKGRYIYNPKDQKSTSIQHFYDKLLKIKDKIQTDTAKEIAVQRHEMLLFFLRELEDECNIQF, encoded by the coding sequence ATGGATAATTTAGTTTTTGAAAGAGCTGAGGAGTTTATTAAGAAAGAATTTATCAACGAAAAAACTGGACACGACTGGCATCACATTGAAAGAGTCTACAAAATGGCCCATTATCTCCAAAAATACGAGGGCGGGAACTTGGAGATAATTAAATTAGCAGCATTATTTCATGACTATACAGATAAGAAATTGAAAGATGATCCAAAGTGTGCGGAATTGAAGATGAAAGCTTGGTTTAAATTAAATGGCGTAACACAAATAGACATAGAAGCTATTTTAGTGATTATTCAAAACGTATCTTTTAGTAGTAAAGAAAGTAGCCACTCTAATTTAAGTTTAGAAGGAAAAATTGTGCAGGATGCAGATCGATTAGATGCCATTGGAGCAATTGGAATAGCTAGATGCTTTACGTATGGAGGCGCAAAAGGAAGGTATATCTATAACCCGAAAGATCAGAAGTCAACAAGTATACAACATTTTTATGATAAGCTTCTAAAGATCAAAGATAAGATTCAGACTGACACGGCTAAGGAGATAGCGGTACAGAGACACGAGATGCTTTTATTCTTTTTAAGAGAGCTCGAAGATGAATGCAATATACAATTTTAA
- a CDS encoding ABC transporter ATP-binding protein — translation MFEFNQVCLKRDGRFLLESIDWKVCNKENWAVLGLNGSGKTTLLKLLNGYLWPSSGSLDVLGHRFGETSLPELRKSIGWVSSSLQQQLKEYDLAEVIVVSGKFASIGLYQGTTIEERESARKILIDCGGEDLIGKRYSILSQGERQIVLIARALMATPELLILDEPCTGLDIFAKKRLLDRISTIAKLPSAPTILYVTHHTEEILPCFGHTLLLRGGKKYDSGLTSTMLTTEKLSSFYNHDVDVITLENGQISVFPK, via the coding sequence ATGTTTGAGTTTAATCAAGTGTGTTTAAAGCGTGATGGACGATTTTTATTAGAGTCTATCGATTGGAAAGTTTGTAATAAAGAGAACTGGGCGGTTCTTGGTCTGAATGGATCAGGAAAAACAACGCTATTAAAATTGCTAAACGGTTATCTGTGGCCTAGTTCTGGATCACTTGATGTTCTAGGTCACAGATTTGGAGAAACTTCTTTGCCTGAACTCCGCAAATCAATTGGTTGGGTCAGTTCTTCTTTACAACAGCAGTTAAAAGAATACGATCTTGCTGAGGTCATTGTTGTTAGCGGAAAATTTGCAAGTATAGGGTTGTATCAAGGAACTACTATAGAGGAAAGAGAATCTGCACGTAAAATTTTAATTGATTGCGGTGGCGAAGATTTAATTGGGAAAAGGTATAGCATTCTTTCGCAAGGAGAACGACAAATTGTGTTGATTGCTAGAGCGCTTATGGCAACCCCTGAGTTATTGATTCTGGATGAACCATGTACTGGATTAGATATCTTTGCAAAGAAACGGTTATTAGATCGCATTAGTACTATTGCAAAACTGCCTTCTGCCCCTACAATTCTTTATGTAACTCATCATACCGAAGAAATATTGCCCTGTTTTGGTCATACGCTTTTACTAAGAGGTGGTAAAAAATACGATTCTGGGCTAACAAGTACTATGCTTACAACAGAAAAGCTATCTTCTTTTTATAATCATGATGTAGATGTCATTACTTTAGAAAACGGACAAATATCTGTTTTTCCAAAATAG
- the pepT gene encoding peptidase T yields the protein MKNEIMERFIKYVKMDTQSNEASSTIPTTPGQLELGRVLVAELKHIGLEEVTMDENGYVMATLPSNSTKKLATIGFLAHLDTATDMTGTNVSPQIHENFDGKAIVLNEGLGVVLSPESFPELPTYKGQTLITTDGTTLLGADDKAGITEIIVAMNYLINHPEIKHGRIRVAFTPDEEIGRGPQQFDVEAFDAEFAYTMDGGPLGELEYENFNAAAARITFKGNSVHPGTAKDKMVNANKIAMEFHSYLPAEEVPEKTEGYEGFYHLISLNGDVEVANSYYIIRDFDHEGFLARKATISDIAKQLQAKYGESAIELEMNDQYYNMKEKVEPVKEIVDIAYKAMKNLDIEPDIRPIRGGTDGAQLSFKGLPTPNIFTGGENYHGKFEYISVDSMVKATQVIIEIAQLFEQEA from the coding sequence ATGAAAAATGAAATAATGGAACGTTTTATAAAGTATGTAAAAATGGATACCCAATCAAATGAAGCAAGTTCTACCATCCCAACGACACCAGGACAACTTGAATTAGGTAGAGTACTAGTAGCAGAATTGAAACATATTGGACTGGAAGAAGTAACAATGGATGAGAACGGCTATGTCATGGCAACACTTCCAAGCAATTCAACCAAAAAATTAGCAACGATTGGCTTTTTAGCGCATCTCGATACAGCTACAGATATGACTGGTACTAATGTATCCCCACAAATTCATGAAAATTTTGACGGAAAAGCCATTGTGTTGAACGAAGGTTTAGGAGTTGTTTTATCTCCAGAATCATTCCCTGAATTGCCTACATATAAAGGACAGACGCTAATTACGACTGATGGCACAACTCTTCTCGGAGCAGATGACAAGGCTGGAATAACCGAAATAATCGTTGCGATGAACTATTTAATCAATCATCCTGAAATAAAACATGGAAGAATTCGCGTGGCATTTACGCCTGATGAAGAAATTGGAAGAGGTCCACAACAATTTGACGTGGAAGCTTTCGATGCAGAATTTGCGTATACAATGGACGGAGGGCCACTTGGGGAGTTAGAATATGAGAATTTCAACGCAGCTGCAGCTCGTATTACATTCAAAGGGAATAGTGTTCATCCAGGAACAGCTAAAGATAAGATGGTAAATGCCAATAAAATAGCTATGGAATTTCATAGTTATTTACCGGCAGAGGAAGTACCAGAAAAAACAGAGGGTTATGAAGGCTTCTATCATTTGATTTCGTTGAATGGTGATGTGGAGGTAGCAAATTCTTATTATATTATTCGAGATTTTGACCATGAGGGCTTTCTTGCAAGGAAAGCGACTATTTCCGATATAGCAAAGCAATTGCAAGCGAAGTATGGTGAGTCTGCTATTGAGTTAGAAATGAATGACCAATATTACAACATGAAAGAGAAAGTGGAACCAGTCAAAGAAATTGTAGATATAGCATATAAAGCAATGAAGAATTTAGATATTGAACCTGATATACGCCCAATAAGAGGTGGAACAGATGGTGCACAGCTTTCTTTCAAAGGCCTGCCAACACCGAACATCTTTACTGGTGGAGAGAATTATCATGGGAAATTTGAGTATATATCCGTAGATAGCATGGTAAAAGCCACACAGGTTATCATTGAAATAGCTCAATTATTTGAACAAGAGGCGTAA
- a CDS encoding DUF1697 domain-containing protein, translating into MKYIIFLRAINVGGNRKIKMADLRDAFLNEGYNDVMTYIQTGNIIAEHEETNHETIQKDVERFIKHHFDLDVPVVAFHVTEYEGGIEQNPFKGEKLMVHFLDILPEQVNVDKLKDLSQAGQDDCEVVGRFLYISLKAGVSDSLYSNNLVEKTLQVKATARNWNTVLKMAEKSKQ; encoded by the coding sequence ATGAAATACATTATATTTTTAAGAGCGATTAACGTTGGTGGAAACCGTAAGATAAAAATGGCGGATTTGAGAGATGCCTTTTTAAATGAAGGATACAATGATGTTATGACCTACATTCAGACTGGAAACATAATAGCAGAGCATGAAGAAACAAATCACGAAACTATCCAAAAAGACGTCGAACGATTCATCAAACACCATTTTGACTTGGATGTTCCAGTCGTCGCCTTTCATGTAACTGAATATGAAGGGGGAATTGAACAAAACCCTTTTAAAGGTGAGAAGCTGATGGTTCATTTTCTAGATATATTGCCTGAACAAGTGAATGTTGATAAATTAAAGGACCTAAGCCAAGCTGGGCAAGACGACTGTGAAGTAGTAGGTAGATTTTTATACATCTCTTTAAAAGCGGGTGTGTCAGACAGTCTATATTCTAATAACCTTGTAGAAAAAACATTACAAGTGAAGGCGACCGCAAGAAATTGGAACACCGTTTTAAAAATGGCTGAGAAAAGCAAGCAATGA